Genomic segment of Streptomyces sp. NBC_01210:
CGTAGGAGCGGCGGGCGTCCTCGGCGAGGGCGTGGACGATGCGTTCGTCGAGATCGTTCAGTCGCACTGCGGGTGGATCACTTCTCTGCTGTGGCAAGTCGGGAGCGGCGCATGCCGTATCCGAAGTAGAACACGAGGCCGACGATCATCCAGCCACCGAAGACCATCCAGGTGGTGCCCGGCATCGTGTACATCAGGTAGCCGCAGAAGATGAAGCCGAGGATCGGGGTGACCGGGAACAGCATCACCGTGAACGTGCGGTTCATGTCGGGGCGCTTGTAGCGCAGGATCACCACGGCGACGTTGACCAGCGCAAAGGCGAAGAGCGTGCCGATGCTGGTGGCATTGGCCAGCTCGCCCAGCGGGATGAAGGCCGCAAGGGCCCCGCAGAAGAGCGAGACGATGACGGTGTTGGCGCGCGGGGCACCCGTACGCGGGTTCACCTTGGCGAACAGCTTGGGAACCAGGCCGTCGCGGGACATCGCGAACAGGATGCGGGTCTGGCCGTAGAGCACCGCGAAGACCACGGAGGCGATGGCGACGACCGCGCCCGCGGCGAGCACCACACCCCAGACGCTCTGGCCCGTGACGTCCTTCATGATCTGGGCCAGGGCGGCCTCGGTGCCCTCGAAGTCCTGCCACGGCATGGCGCCGACGGCGACGAGCGCAACCAGGCAGTAGAGCACGGTGACGATCAGCAGCGACAGCATGATCGCGCGCGGGAGGTCCCGCTTGGGGTTCTTGGCCTCTTCGCCGGCGGTGGAGGCCGCGTCGAAGCCGATGTACGAGAAGAAGAGGCTGGCCGCGGCGGCGCTGATCCCGGTCACGCCGAGCGGGGCGAGCGGGGTGTAGTTACCGGCCTTGATGCCCATGAAGCCGATGCCGATGAAGAGCAGCAGCGTCACGATCTTCACGCCGACCATGATCGTGTTGACCCGGGCGCTCTCCTTGGCGCCGCCCATCAGGAAAGACATGGCGAGCAGCACGACGACCAGCGCCGGCAGGTTGATCAAGCCGCCCTCGCCCAACGGGGCGGAGATCGCTTCGGGGATGGTCACCCCGATCGTGCCGTCGAGCAACTCGTTGAGATATTCCCCCCAGCCGACGGCCACGGCCGCGACCGAGACTCCGTACTCCAGGATCAGACACCAGCCGCAGATCCAGGCGACGATCTCGCCCATGGTGGCGTACGAGTACGAGTACGAGGAGCCGGAAACCGGGATGGACCCGGCCAGCTCGGCATAGGAGAGGGCCGAGAACAGCGCGGTCAGACCGGCGATGACGAACGAGATCGCGACGGCCGGGCCGGCCAGCGGCGTGGCCTCGCCGAGCACGACGAAGATGCCGGTGCCGAGCGTCGCACCGATGCTGATCATGGTCAGTTGCCACATCGTGAGCGAGCGACGCAGCGAGCCTCCCTCGCCCTGGCCGCCTTCGGCGACCAGCTGCTCGACGGGCTTGCGCCGCATCAGCCGGGCGCCCAGGCCCTGGCTCCGGGCGGGGGACGGCGCGGTCGCGGGTGGGGCTTCGCCGTGGTCAAGCACTCCGGGGCTCCTTCATGGCTGCGGGTCGGCGGCGGGGTGACCGGCGGCCCGCGGGCATGGCGGAGAAGCCCGCGCATGAGGGGAGGAACCGCCGAGCAGACGGTCACCGCCACTCCTGGTACGGGGAGTGAGCCTACGAGGCTCTCGCTCATGCCCGTAATGCAGGGTTGTTGCGCATCTGCGAACGATCATTGCGCGATGACGGACGGCACGGGGAAACATTGCGCACCGGTGAACGAATGCCTCACAGCTCCCGAAGGCGGTCGACGATTTCGCGCAGCAGCTCCGGGTCGTTCAGACCCTCGTGGCTGACCGGCGCGGAGACCCGGATCAGTCCGGCCTCGACCAGGTCGGCCAGCAGGACGCGTACGACGGTGAGGGGCAGATCCGCGTCGGCGGCGATCTCGGCAACCGGGCGCGGCTCGCGGCGCACCAGCTCGAGCAGCGAGCTGCGGGCATGGTCGAGCCGCGGCTCGGATCCGGTCGGGTCCACGGCCGTGACCTGCGACATCAGATCGATGCTGTGCTCGGCGGCGGGACGGGTCCGGCCGCCGGTCGCGGTGTACGGCCGCACCAGAGGGCCGGTCTCGTCCTCGTACCAGTGGTCGCTCACGGTTTAGGTGTCGGTGGCCTCGGGGGCCGAGCGCGTGGGGACGGCCATATGTCGGCCCACCCGCCTGACCAGCAGCGACATTTCGTGGGCCAGCTGTCCGACGTCGGTCTCGGGGTCGGAGAGCACCGCAAGACGGCTGCCGTCGCCGGCGGGAGTGATGAAGAGGAAGGCGTGGTCGAGCATCACCATCGTCTGCCGCACGGACCCGGCCTCGAAGCGGTCGCCGGCCTCCTTGGCGAGGCTGTGGAAGCCCGCGCAGACGGCGGAGAGATGTTCGATGTCCTTCCTGGCCATGCCTTTGGAGGCGCTGCTGACCAGACCGTCCGCGGTCAGCAGCACCGCCTGGAGTACATGGTCGGTCCTGGCCAGTAGATCGTCGAGCAGCCAGCCGAGGCCCGCCGGGTCCCCCGTGGGTTCGTCAGCCATCATCGTCCGTCCCTTCATCGGTCGTACGGGAGCGCGGCTCGGCCCCCGGCGACGCGGGTCCTGCGGGATCGCCCTTGCGGCCGCGGTCGAGACCGCGCTGGAAGGCTCCGAAGATCGAGCGCATCTCTTCCGGGGACACCTCACGGTCGGGGTCCTCGGCCGCTGCGGAGGGTGCGTCGCGCAGCGGGGCGGCGAGCGATGCCTGCCGCACCCGGGTCGGCAGTCCGAGCAGCGGCGGGCCGGGCTCGGGCGGCTGCGCGGCGGGCTGCGCCTGCGGCTCCTCCTTGGCGCGGTCGTGTGCCGGCTGCACGACCTCCAGCGCCCGGGGGGCGGCCGTCGGCAGGGCCCGGACCGGGGCGGGCTGCGGCCTGCCCACCGGCTCCTTGGTCGCCTGGGCGGGCGGGCCCGGTTCCTTGCCCTGGGCGGGCGGGACCGGCTCGACGGGGGCGAGGATCGGGTGGGGCAGCAGCACTACGGCCGTGGTGCCGCCGTACGGCGAGCGGGTGAGGGTGACCCCGATACCGTGCCGCTCGGCGAGCCGGCCGACGACGTACAGGCCGAGGCGCTCGTCCTGTGCCGGGTCGAAGTCGCGGGGCCTCGCCAGCGTCTGGTGCGCCTGGTCCAGTTCGTCCGCGTCCATACCGAGGCCGCGGTCGTCGATCTCCAGCACGAATCCGTTGCGGGCCTGGCCGGTGCGCATGGTGACCTGGGTGTGCGGCGGGGAGAACACGGCGGCGTTCTCGACAAGCTCGGCGACGAGGTGCACCACGTCGGCGACCGCCTCCGCGCTGATGCCCACGGCCGGCATCGGCGGCACCACGACCCGGGTGTAGTCCTCGATCTCGCCGACCGCGGCAGCCACGATGTCCACCACGGGTACCGGCTTGCGCCAGCGTCGTCCCGGTGTGGCGCCGGAGAGGATGATGAGCCCCTCCGCATGGCGTCGCATCCGGGTCGTCAGATGGTCGATCCG
This window contains:
- a CDS encoding amino acid permease — translated: MLDHGEAPPATAPSPARSQGLGARLMRRKPVEQLVAEGGQGEGGSLRRSLTMWQLTMISIGATLGTGIFVVLGEATPLAGPAVAISFVIAGLTALFSALSYAELAGSIPVSGSSYSYSYATMGEIVAWICGWCLILEYGVSVAAVAVGWGEYLNELLDGTIGVTIPEAISAPLGEGGLINLPALVVVLLAMSFLMGGAKESARVNTIMVGVKIVTLLLFIGIGFMGIKAGNYTPLAPLGVTGISAAAASLFFSYIGFDAASTAGEEAKNPKRDLPRAIMLSLLIVTVLYCLVALVAVGAMPWQDFEGTEAALAQIMKDVTGQSVWGVVLAAGAVVAIASVVFAVLYGQTRILFAMSRDGLVPKLFAKVNPRTGAPRANTVIVSLFCGALAAFIPLGELANATSIGTLFAFALVNVAVVILRYKRPDMNRTFTVMLFPVTPILGFIFCGYLMYTMPGTTWMVFGGWMIVGLVFYFGYGMRRSRLATAEK
- a CDS encoding DUF742 domain-containing protein, with product MSDHWYEDETGPLVRPYTATGGRTRPAAEHSIDLMSQVTAVDPTGSEPRLDHARSSLLELVRREPRPVAEIAADADLPLTVVRVLLADLVEAGLIRVSAPVSHEGLNDPELLREIVDRLREL
- a CDS encoding roadblock/LC7 domain-containing protein; its protein translation is MMADEPTGDPAGLGWLLDDLLARTDHVLQAVLLTADGLVSSASKGMARKDIEHLSAVCAGFHSLAKEAGDRFEAGSVRQTMVMLDHAFLFITPAGDGSRLAVLSDPETDVGQLAHEMSLLVRRVGRHMAVPTRSAPEATDT